Proteins co-encoded in one Schaalia radingae genomic window:
- the hpf gene encoding ribosome hibernation-promoting factor, HPF/YfiA family, which translates to MDITIVGRNAEIHPNFREYVEEKVSKTTQFYPRAQRVDVELTHERNPRQADTAERIELTVYGKGPVIRAEATSADRYAAVDIAAGKLFERLRRARDRAKDHRRHYQPHPHEEFDPRTLESELEPEAKPAAAPRAELKSAYDLKPGEAREEQLGDSPVIVRQKVHEAEPMSVDEALDQMELVGHPFFLFVDKETHQPCVVYHRHGWTYGVIRLNTRIGEGESRDD; encoded by the coding sequence ATGGACATCACAATTGTCGGACGTAATGCCGAAATCCATCCGAATTTCCGTGAGTACGTTGAAGAGAAGGTGTCGAAGACAACGCAGTTCTATCCGCGGGCACAGCGCGTGGACGTGGAATTGACCCACGAAAGGAACCCGCGGCAAGCCGACACCGCTGAGCGTATCGAGCTGACGGTCTACGGGAAAGGCCCCGTCATCCGTGCCGAAGCAACCTCAGCGGACCGCTATGCGGCAGTTGATATCGCAGCGGGAAAGCTCTTTGAAAGGCTGCGTCGTGCGCGCGACCGCGCGAAAGATCATCGGCGCCATTATCAGCCACACCCGCATGAGGAGTTCGATCCGCGCACCCTTGAATCCGAACTTGAACCCGAGGCAAAGCCAGCCGCCGCGCCTCGTGCCGAACTGAAGAGCGCGTACGACCTCAAGCCGGGTGAGGCCCGTGAAGAACAGCTGGGTGATTCTCCCGTCATTGTCAGGCAAAAAGTCCATGAAGCTGAGCCGATGAGTGTGGATGAGGCGCTCGACCAGATGGAACTGGTTGGTCACCCATTCTTCCTCTTCGTCGACAAGGAAACACACCAACCGTGCGTGGTGTATCACCGTCACGGCTGGACCTACGGTGTGATCCGCCTGAATACTCGAATCGGAGAAGGCGAATCGCGAGACGACTAG